In a genomic window of Struthio camelus isolate bStrCam1 chromosome 16, bStrCam1.hap1, whole genome shotgun sequence:
- the CLIP3 gene encoding CAP-Gly domain-containing linker protein 3 — protein sequence MTKERAGDPPAGGEQPPEAPSPAPQRRKKPVVHPSAPAPLPKDYAFTFFDPNDPACQEILYDPRTTVPELFAIVRQWVPQVQHKIDVIGNEILRRGGHVDDRDGLTDMTLLHYACKAGAHGVGDPAAAVRLSTRLLALGGDATLRSRWTHMNALHYAAYFDVPELIRTLLRAAAPQVLHSTCSDFSHGTALHIAASNLCLGAVRCLLEHGADPALRNSKGQVAAEVVPDPTDMALDKAEAALAARELRRLLLDAVPLSCSLPRVTLPNYDNLPGTLTLLCLGLQLGDRVRLHGADKVGTLRFCGTTAFASGQWAGVELDEPEGKNDGSVGGVRYFICPPKQGIFASVSKISKAEEQPPAPSPPRTPPGPPARPPAKARKDKRASRKRAGPGAGPGAWLDREGRRVEPGDAVLVAGQKAGRARFYGKTDFAPGYWFGVELEAAAGKHDGSVFGVRYFSCAPKHGVFAPPSRVQRIGGPKDAPGDGGSEKKVHQVTMSQPKRNFPAVRTPKDIASESSLSRLLFCCWFPWMLRAEMQS from the exons ATGACGAAGGAGCGCGCCGGCGACCCCCCCGCAGGGGGCGAGCAGCCCCCCGAGgcgcccagccccgcgccccAGCGCCGCAAGAAGCCCGTGGTGCACCCCTCGGCCCCCGCCCCCCTGCCCAAGGACTACG cctTCACCTTCTTCGACCCCAACGACCCGGCGTGCCAGGAGATCCTGTACGACCCGCGCACCACCGTGCCCGAGCTCTTCGCCATCGTGCGCCAGTGGGTGCCCCAGGTGCAGCACAAGATCGACGTCATCGGCAatgag ATCCTGCGCCGGGGCGGCCACGTGGACGACCGCGACGGCCTCACCGACATGACGCTGCTGCACTACGCCTGCAAGGCCGGGGCCCACGGCGTGG GGGACCCGGCGGCGGCCGTGCGGCTCTCGACGCGGCTGCTGGCGCTGGGGGGGGACGCGACGCTGCGCAGCCGCTGGACCCACATGAACGCCCTGCACTACGCCGCCTACTTCGACGTGCCCGAGCTCATCCGCACcctgctgcgcgccgccgccccccagg TGCTGCACTCGACGTGCAGCGACTTCAGCCACGGCACGGCGCTGCACATCGCCGCCTCCAACCTGTGCCTGGGCGCCGTGCGCTGCCTGCTCGAGCACGGCGCCGACCCCGCGCTCCGG aacagcAAGGGCCAGGTGGCGGCCGAGGTGGTGCCGGACCCGACGGACATGGCGCTGGAcaaggcggaggcggcgctggcggcCCGCGAGctgcgccggctgctgctggacGCCGTGCCGCTGAGCTGCAGCCTGCCCCGCGTCACCCTGCCCAACTACGACAACCTGCCCGGCACCCTCACCCTCCTCTGCCTCGGCCTCCAGCTGGGCGACCGCGTCCGCCTGCACGGCGCCGACAAG gtGGGGACGCTGCGGTTCTGCGGCACCACGGCCTTCGCTAGCGGGCAGTGGGCCGGGGTGGAGCTGGACGAGCCCGAGGGCAAGAACGACGGCAGCGTCGGCGGCGTCCGCTACTTCATCTGCCCCCCCAAGCAAG GTATCTTCGCCTCGGTGTCGAAGATCTCCAAGGCGGAGGAGCAGCCCCCGGCAccgtcccccccccgcacccctccgggacccccggcccgcccccccgCCAAGGCCCGCAAGGACAAGAGAG CCTCCCGGaagcgggcggggccgggggcggggccgggggcgtgGCTGGACCGCGAGGGGCGGCGCGTGGAGCCGGGCGACGCCGTGCTGGTGGCCGGGCAGAAAGCCGGCCGGGCCCGCTTCTACGGCAAGACCGACTTCGCCCCCG GCTACTGGTTCGGGGTGgagctggaggcggcggcgggcaaACACGACGGCTCCGTCTTCGGCGTCCGCTACTTCAGCTGCGCCCCCAAGCACGGGGTCTTCGCGCCCCCCTCCCGCGTGCAGAG GATCGGGGGCCCCAAGGACGCGCCGGGGGACGGCGGCTCCGAGAAGAAGGTCCATCAGGTCACCA tgtCACAGCCCAAGCGCAACTTCCCGGCGGTGCGGACCCCCAAGGACATCGCATCAGAGAGCTCCCTCTCCAG gttacTCTTCTGCTGCTGGTTCCCCTGGATGCTGCGAGCCGAGATGCAGTCctaa